One region of Sulfurisphaera ohwakuensis genomic DNA includes:
- the argF gene encoding ornithine carbamoyltransferase: protein MLKGKSLLCLLDFSKQEIEKMMEVSFQMKNFHMLRSVPRSLDGKTVAMLFEKPSTRTRVSFETAIRLLGGNPIVLNKSDIQLSRGEPVEDTARVLGRFVDGIAARVLKHETLELLAKYSNKPTINLLSDLSHPLQALADFMTIKEKFGEYTSLTFVGDGGDNVLVSLMAFVAKMGLEIKVASPKEFKPRDDIMKRIEEEAEKSGAIIEFYEDPYEAVRGSKVVYTDVWVSMGQESIAEKKKELLRNYRVTTDLMRYASKDAIFMHCLPAVRGEEVENEVIDGPQSAVWDQAENRLYTAMSVLSLLL, encoded by the coding sequence ATGTTAAAAGGAAAAAGCTTGTTATGCCTACTGGATTTTTCTAAACAAGAAATTGAAAAAATGATGGAAGTTTCTTTCCAAATGAAGAATTTCCATATGTTGAGATCAGTCCCAAGATCATTAGATGGAAAAACCGTAGCAATGTTATTTGAGAAACCCAGTACTAGGACAAGAGTAAGTTTTGAGACAGCAATTAGGTTATTAGGTGGCAATCCTATTGTATTAAACAAATCAGATATTCAGTTAAGTAGAGGAGAACCAGTAGAGGATACAGCAAGAGTTTTAGGGAGGTTTGTAGATGGAATAGCAGCAAGAGTTTTAAAACACGAAACGTTAGAGTTGTTAGCTAAATATTCTAATAAACCTACTATAAACCTTTTAAGTGACCTTTCTCACCCTTTACAAGCATTAGCAGATTTTATGACAATAAAAGAAAAGTTTGGAGAATACACTTCACTCACTTTTGTAGGAGATGGAGGAGATAATGTGCTAGTGAGCTTAATGGCTTTTGTAGCTAAAATGGGTTTAGAAATTAAGGTAGCTTCTCCCAAAGAATTTAAGCCCAGAGATGATATTATGAAAAGGATAGAAGAAGAAGCTGAAAAAAGTGGTGCGATAATTGAGTTTTATGAGGATCCTTATGAAGCTGTGAGAGGTTCAAAGGTTGTATATACTGATGTTTGGGTTAGTATGGGTCAAGAAAGTATAGCTGAAAAAAAGAAAGAACTATTGAGAAATTATAGGGTAACTACAGATTTAATGAGATATGCGAGTAAAGATGCGATATTTATGCACTGTCTGCCAGCAGTTAGAGGAGAAGAGGTAGAAAATGAAGTTATAGATGGGCCTCAAAGTGCTGTGTGGGATCAAGCTGAAAACAGGCTTTATACAGCAATGAGTGTTCTTTCATTACTTCTTTAA
- a CDS encoding ATP-NAD kinase family protein has translation MLKKIGFLINPIAGSGGRIGHKGSDDLYFENPEIPIKIKRFLSLAPKKEVEYIVAENKMGEIYFNNDFKFTVIETLNKEKTTREDTIYVTNRFLELKCDIIVFAGGDGTARDIYSVVDQKIPILGIPSGVKMHSGVFANTPEAAAIILTKYVNGEATLTDAEILDVDEEEYRKGRYDVKLYGIAKTVTFGNYLTPSKEEIISNEEELEAIAEYVINNLIRDNEYYIFGSGSTVKYILKKLGYKTNFLAIDITYGKKLVKTSVNYYDLLNLTGELNLILTPIGKQGFLIGRGNQEIGPEVLKKIRRDKIIIVSTRSKLNTIDCLRIDTGNPLLDRKFQGIYKVIVGYGEFVAIKTCDNTSVVDNDIT, from the coding sequence ATGCTTAAAAAAATAGGATTTTTAATTAATCCAATAGCTGGGAGTGGTGGAAGAATAGGACATAAAGGTAGCGACGATTTATATTTTGAAAACCCCGAAATTCCGATAAAAATAAAAAGATTTCTTTCATTAGCACCTAAAAAAGAAGTTGAATATATAGTAGCAGAAAATAAAATGGGTGAAATTTATTTTAATAACGATTTTAAATTTACTGTTATAGAAACATTAAATAAAGAAAAAACAACCAGAGAAGACACAATATATGTAACTAATCGATTTCTTGAGCTAAAATGTGATATAATAGTTTTTGCTGGAGGTGATGGTACGGCCAGAGATATCTATTCCGTTGTAGATCAAAAGATACCGATTTTAGGAATCCCTAGTGGTGTAAAAATGCACAGTGGTGTATTTGCTAATACTCCCGAAGCTGCAGCAATAATTTTAACTAAATACGTAAATGGTGAAGCAACGCTAACAGACGCTGAAATATTAGATGTAGATGAAGAAGAATACAGAAAAGGTAGATATGATGTAAAATTATATGGAATAGCTAAAACAGTAACGTTTGGAAATTATCTAACTCCTAGTAAGGAAGAAATAATAAGCAATGAAGAAGAGTTAGAGGCTATTGCAGAATATGTTATTAATAATCTAATTAGAGACAACGAATATTATATATTTGGAAGCGGAAGTACTGTAAAATATATCCTTAAAAAATTAGGATATAAAACTAATTTTTTAGCTATTGATATTACATATGGAAAAAAACTCGTAAAAACTTCTGTTAATTATTATGATTTATTGAATTTGACTGGGGAGTTAAATTTAATCTTAACACCGATAGGTAAACAAGGATTTTTGATAGGAAGGGGAAATCAAGAGATTGGACCAGAAGTGCTTAAAAAAATTAGGAGAGATAAGATAATAATAGTATCTACGAGGTCAAAGTTAAACACAATAGATTGTTTGAGAATAGATACCGGAAATCCGTTACTAGATAGGAAATTTCAAGGTATTTATAAAGTTATAGTAGGATATGGAGAATTTGTCGCGATTAAAACTTGTGATAATACCAGTGTAGTAGATAATGATATTACCTAA
- the thsA gene encoding thermosome subunit alpha has protein sequence MANAPVLLLKEGTQRSSGRDALKNNILAAVTLAEMLKSSLGPRGLDKMLIDSFGDVTITNDGATIVKEMEIQHPAAKLLVEAAKAQDAEVGDGTTSAVVLAGLLLDKADDLLDQNIHPTIIIEGYKKALNKSLEIIDQLATKIDVSNLNSPATRDQLKKIVYTTMSSKFIAGGEEMDKIMNMVIDAVSIVAEPLPEGGYNVPLDLIKIDKKKGGSIEDSMLVHGLVLDKEVVHPGMPRRVEKAKIAVLDAALEVEKPEISAKISITSPEQIKAFLDEEAKYLKDMVDKLASIGANVVICQKGIDDVAQHFLAKKGILAVRRVKRSDIEKLEKALGARIISSIKDATPEDLGYAELVEERRVGNDKMVFIEGAKNPKAVNILLRGSNDMALDEAERSINDALHSLRNVLMKPMIVAGGGAVETELALRLREYARSVGGKEQLAIEKFAEALEEIPMILAETAGMEPIQTLMDLRAKHAKGLINSGVDVMNGKIADDMLALNVLEPVRVKAQVLKSAVEAATAILKIDDLIAAAPLKSGEKKGEKKEGGEEEKSTPSSLE, from the coding sequence ATGGCAAACGCCCCAGTCTTATTACTAAAAGAAGGCACTCAAAGATCTTCAGGAAGGGATGCTTTAAAGAATAACATTTTAGCAGCAGTTACTTTAGCTGAAATGTTAAAGAGTAGTTTGGGACCAAGAGGATTAGACAAAATGCTTATTGATAGCTTCGGAGATGTCACTATAACTAATGATGGTGCGACAATAGTAAAGGAAATGGAGATTCAACATCCAGCAGCAAAGCTTTTAGTTGAGGCAGCAAAAGCTCAAGATGCCGAAGTAGGCGACGGTACCACTTCAGCAGTTGTTCTTGCTGGGCTATTATTAGATAAGGCAGATGATTTATTAGATCAAAACATTCACCCTACAATAATTATTGAAGGGTATAAGAAAGCTCTAAATAAGTCTTTAGAAATTATTGACCAGTTAGCTACTAAAATTGATGTATCTAACTTAAATTCACCTGCTACGAGGGACCAGTTAAAGAAGATAGTATATACGACAATGTCTAGTAAATTCATAGCTGGCGGCGAAGAGATGGATAAAATTATGAATATGGTAATTGATGCTGTCTCAATAGTTGCTGAACCCTTACCAGAAGGAGGATATAATGTACCATTGGATCTAATAAAGATTGACAAGAAGAAGGGAGGAAGTATTGAAGATAGCATGTTAGTTCATGGTTTAGTTTTAGATAAAGAAGTAGTCCATCCTGGAATGCCAAGAAGAGTTGAAAAGGCAAAAATTGCTGTATTAGATGCCGCATTAGAAGTAGAAAAACCAGAAATTTCAGCTAAAATCAGTATAACTAGCCCAGAACAGATTAAAGCTTTCCTTGATGAGGAAGCAAAGTATCTAAAAGATATGGTTGACAAATTAGCTTCAATTGGTGCTAATGTTGTAATCTGTCAGAAGGGTATTGATGATGTTGCACAGCACTTCTTAGCAAAGAAGGGGATTCTAGCAGTTAGAAGGGTAAAGAGGAGTGATATCGAGAAGTTAGAGAAGGCACTTGGTGCAAGAATTATAAGTAGTATTAAAGATGCTACTCCAGAAGATTTAGGTTATGCTGAACTAGTAGAAGAAAGAAGAGTTGGTAATGATAAAATGGTATTCATTGAAGGTGCAAAGAATCCAAAGGCTGTAAACATATTACTGAGAGGTTCAAATGACATGGCATTAGATGAGGCTGAAAGAAGCATTAATGATGCCTTGCATTCATTAAGGAATGTATTAATGAAGCCAATGATTGTTGCTGGTGGTGGTGCTGTAGAAACTGAATTAGCATTAAGATTAAGAGAATATGCAAGATCTGTTGGTGGTAAAGAGCAATTAGCAATTGAGAAGTTTGCGGAGGCATTAGAAGAAATACCAATGATATTAGCTGAAACTGCCGGTATGGAGCCTATTCAAACATTAATGGATCTAAGAGCAAAACATGCTAAGGGCTTAATTAATTCTGGAGTTGATGTTATGAATGGAAAAATCGCAGATGATATGTTAGCTCTTAATGTGTTAGAGCCAGTAAGAGTTAAAGCTCAAGTACTAAAGAGTGCTGTAGAAGCGGCTACCGCAATATTGAAGATTGATGATCTAATAGCTGCTGCTCCATTAAAGAGCGGAGAGAAGAAAGGAGAGAAGAAAGAAGGAGGAGAAGAAGAGAAATCAACTCCTTCTTCATTAGAGTAA
- a CDS encoding Nre family DNA repair protein — protein MRKIPAELCVKCKGYKYLCGLPSCPILDRFRNIAVTVSKIKSSNKIQGATPPSIVVGERNYPKVSLVYNVPPSVIGEEAKDYENPENWWGKKSLSDILSLRTSMISSLLSGINVNNPEVLYEKEVSITAVAEKPVLSEVYSENKEIIPKLKFDGILLPRGPSLKAKDIKIDENPKVPKPIEKLITDDVKAQQAILELYNNKQSVYTIINALSLGLLGKRKNRKIVPTRWAITAVDTTLGNFMLNEIKGLDTISETLVYYNSYLGNYFHIILFPSKYRSVWIEIWHPLSLWANELVVSDLSEDYWGEYDFLDGGYMAARMSVIEKLYEMRRQAGIIIIREITSEYYAPVGNWHIRETVKRAFNNSPVKFDKLEDAIKYVNSRLRAKINLFEIKSIKSLITQRTIDEFLKK, from the coding sequence TTGAGAAAGATACCAGCAGAATTATGCGTGAAGTGTAAAGGTTATAAATATTTATGTGGGTTACCCTCTTGTCCAATCCTAGATAGGTTTAGAAATATAGCAGTAACTGTTTCAAAAATTAAAAGCAGTAATAAAATTCAAGGAGCCACGCCACCTAGTATTGTAGTTGGAGAACGAAATTATCCTAAAGTATCATTAGTATATAATGTTCCACCATCAGTAATTGGAGAAGAAGCTAAAGATTATGAAAATCCTGAAAATTGGTGGGGGAAGAAAAGCTTAAGTGATATACTATCTTTAAGAACCTCTATGATTTCTTCTCTGTTATCTGGGATTAATGTAAATAATCCAGAAGTACTGTATGAAAAGGAAGTTTCAATCACTGCAGTTGCTGAAAAACCCGTATTATCTGAAGTTTATAGTGAGAATAAAGAAATTATTCCTAAGTTAAAATTCGACGGAATTTTATTACCTAGAGGACCTTCTCTAAAAGCAAAGGATATAAAAATAGATGAGAATCCTAAAGTACCCAAACCAATTGAAAAACTAATAACAGACGATGTAAAAGCACAACAAGCAATTCTTGAGTTATACAATAACAAACAAAGTGTATACACTATAATTAATGCTCTTTCATTAGGTCTATTAGGGAAAAGAAAAAACAGAAAAATAGTACCTACAAGATGGGCAATAACAGCTGTAGATACTACTTTAGGTAATTTTATGCTTAACGAAATAAAAGGTTTAGATACTATTAGCGAGACCCTCGTTTATTATAATTCGTACCTAGGAAATTATTTCCATATAATTTTATTTCCATCAAAATATAGATCTGTATGGATAGAAATTTGGCATCCATTATCATTATGGGCTAACGAACTAGTAGTAAGTGATTTATCTGAAGACTATTGGGGAGAATATGACTTTCTTGATGGAGGTTATATGGCAGCAAGAATGTCAGTAATCGAGAAACTTTATGAAATGAGAAGACAAGCAGGGATCATAATTATAAGAGAGATCACAAGTGAATATTATGCACCAGTTGGAAATTGGCACATAAGAGAAACTGTAAAAAGGGCATTTAACAATTCTCCAGTAAAATTTGATAAACTGGAAGATGCAATTAAATACGTGAATTCAAGACTAAGAGCTAAAATTAATTTATTTGAAATAAAAAGTATAAAGAGTCTAATTACGCAAAGAACTATTGATGAGTTCTTAAAGAAGTAA
- a CDS encoding DUF4443 domain-containing protein — protein MEELLTITKVTLPKKGNKPNFDEAHVLLALSIIEKEQPIGRHLLMKKLGLTEASTRTMIKRLKELGLITIDKVAGILITDLGKRILSNIRSKVTISDEIELTSINWKSELIKIKNGRIILEKMGLLNLRDLVIKQGATRTLIAVINEEGRIELPPKTFDESEEIKKLKEELQSKVNNLEINDLIIVFEPVDQHLAYKIALTILTNA, from the coding sequence GTGGAAGAACTATTAACAATAACTAAAGTTACTTTACCAAAGAAAGGAAATAAACCAAACTTTGATGAGGCTCATGTGTTATTAGCTCTAAGCATAATAGAAAAAGAACAGCCTATCGGTAGACATTTATTGATGAAAAAGTTAGGATTAACAGAGGCTTCAACAAGGACTATGATAAAGCGACTAAAAGAACTAGGATTAATTACCATAGATAAAGTGGCCGGAATATTAATAACAGATTTAGGAAAGAGAATCTTGAGCAATATCAGAAGTAAAGTTACAATATCAGATGAGATTGAACTTACTAGTATCAATTGGAAAAGTGAATTAATTAAAATAAAAAATGGGAGAATTATACTAGAAAAAATGGGACTATTAAATTTAAGAGACCTAGTAATTAAACAAGGTGCAACTAGAACTTTAATAGCAGTTATTAATGAAGAAGGAAGAATAGAACTACCACCTAAAACCTTTGATGAAAGTGAAGAAATAAAAAAGTTAAAGGAAGAATTGCAAAGTAAGGTTAACAACTTGGAAATAAATGATCTTATTATTGTATTTGAACCAGTTGATCAACACTTAGCTTATAAAATCGCTCTTACAATTTTAACTAATGCTTAA
- a CDS encoding replication initiator protein WhiP, producing the protein MKREDADINIELNEKQLKTGPRSKLMEAVLILLLARPLRTSEIAVNLGLETKYVSSYLSYWRKKGLVYQEAGRWHLSSQGEDLAKEIIEERNNSKFIEYLAFAKQILNENVKQTMNNKKETKENKEEKEFLSFIGDLTSTRNKKQQKGNLTDCISDILEKIDEEEKELLIFLLNKYKQWGSTYVYLDQIQEEFNADTGWLFKVLRKLQTKRILYLYHDPKLGLRIGFTQQLKDRINNC; encoded by the coding sequence ATGAAAAGAGAGGATGCTGACATAAATATTGAGCTTAATGAAAAACAGCTTAAAACTGGTCCTCGTTCTAAATTGATGGAGGCTGTTCTTATACTTCTTTTGGCCAGACCATTAAGAACTTCTGAAATAGCGGTAAACCTAGGTTTAGAAACAAAATATGTAAGTAGTTATCTTAGTTACTGGAGAAAAAAAGGCTTAGTATACCAAGAAGCAGGTAGATGGCATCTTTCATCGCAAGGTGAGGATTTAGCTAAAGAAATTATTGAGGAAAGAAATAACTCTAAGTTTATAGAATATTTAGCGTTTGCAAAGCAAATATTAAATGAAAATGTTAAGCAGACAATGAACAACAAAAAAGAGACAAAAGAAAACAAAGAAGAAAAAGAATTTTTGTCGTTTATTGGCGACTTAACAAGTACCAGAAACAAAAAACAACAAAAAGGTAATTTAACGGATTGTATATCAGATATACTAGAAAAAATAGATGAAGAGGAGAAGGAATTATTAATCTTTCTATTAAATAAATATAAGCAATGGGGTTCTACTTATGTATATCTTGATCAAATTCAAGAAGAATTTAATGCAGATACAGGATGGCTATTTAAAGTTTTAAGAAAATTACAGACTAAAAGAATTTTATATTTATATCATGATCCTAAACTTGGATTAAGAATAGGTTTTACACAACAACTTAAGGATAGGATAAATAATTGTTAA